A genomic region of Scomber japonicus isolate fScoJap1 chromosome 5, fScoJap1.pri, whole genome shotgun sequence contains the following coding sequences:
- the phf21ab gene encoding PHD finger protein 21A produces MLQVDGFPTGDGVQADRSAGRLTGSMMELQTLQEALKVEIQIHQKLVAQMKQDPQNADLKKQLHELQAKITALSEKQKKVVEQLRKELLVKQEPEAKLQLQVQTPPVGGDIKSATLLQSQQIPGGLQQTLTVTPVLTTKTLPLVLKAAATPALPGSVLPQRPPTVAMVTTAITKPDSQNAPINLQVASKLTSQSAEPVRLVSKNAMVVQATTTTAQPIKVPQFVPPPRLTPRPTFQPQVRPKPATPANVPIAPAPPPPMMAAPQLLQRPVMLATKLSSSLPSAAPIHQVRIVNGQPCSKTGSTPLTGIVITTPISAAAARLASPAPVPTPTPAQPIQISSLTADPKQTVKSGGGAEQKVVVSLPSSSTPPLSPPPPRPKKEENPEKLAFMVSLGLVTHDHLEEIQSKRQERKRRTTANPVYSGAVFEPERKKSAVSYLNSPLHQGTRKRGRPPKYSSVPELGSLTPTSPSSPVRPLPLPSPSSGDGDIHEDFCTVCRRSGQLLMCDTCSRVYHLDCLDPPLKTIPKGMWICPKCQDQILKKEEAIPWPGTLAIVHSYIAYKEAKEEEKQKLMKWSSELKLEREQLEQRVKQLSNSITKCMETKNSILARQKEMQLSLEKVKHLIRLIQAFNFNRALAETEAAPVRVQDGAEAAPVRVQDGAEAAPEASVEKAKAGSSSAGDAAEKPEEAAGKQTTQAAGDAARQPVPGDGAVLTADNSPGVGAGGAGGAGGKAGPEAGANTGTGLQAEVVAQPETEAAPAVDVPAPVAVATTNGTAEPSGPDRSPAGGCAANSENKMAAVNPPETAAEEKKEEITDSDGSNTNNSKTSE; encoded by the exons ATGCTTCAGGTGGATGGTTTTCCTACTGGAGACGGTGTTCAG gctgATCGATCGGCTGGCAGACTGACGGGATCCATGATGGAGCTACAGACGCTACAGGAAGCTCTGAAGGTGGAGATCCAGATCCATCAG AAACTTGTTGCCCAGATGAAGCAGGACCCTCAG aaTGCAGATCTGAAGAAACAGCTGCACGAACTTCAAGCTAAGATCACAGCGCTCAGCGAGaagcag aaAAAGGTTGTGGAGCAGTTGAGGAAGGAGCTGCTGGTGAAGCAGGAGCCGGAGGCGAAGCTGCAGCTGCAGGTCCAAACTCCTCCTGTAGGCGGCGACATCAAGTCGGCCACCCTGCTGCAGAGCCAGCAGATACCTGGAGGACTACAGCAG ACGCTGACGGTCACGCCGGTCCTCACCACGAAGACTCTACCTCTGGTGCTGAAAGCTGCCGCCACGCCCGCCCTGCCCGGCTCGGTCCTGCCACAACGCCCGCCcactgttgctatggtaaccacAGCTATCACCAAACCCGACTCGCAGAACGCCCCCATCAACCTGCAGGTGGCCAGCAAGCTGACCAGTCAGAGCGCAGAGCCGGTGCGGCTGGTGTCCAAGAACGCCATGGTG GTGCaggccaccaccaccaccgcccagCCAATCAAAGTTCCTCAGTTTGTCCCTCCTCCTAGACTGACGCCTCGACCCACCTTTCAGCCACAG GTCAGGCCCAAACCGGCCACACCCGCCAACGTCCCCATCGCTCCGGCCCCGCCCCCGCCCATGATGGCGGCCCCCCAGCTGCTGCAGAGGCCCGTCATGTTGGCCACCAAGCTGTCGTCTTCGCTACCGTCGGCGGCCCCCATCCATCAGGTCCGCATCGTTAACGGGCAGCCCTGCAGTAAGACCGGCTCCACCCCGCTGACGGGCATCGTCATCACCACTCCGATCTCTGCCGCCGCCGCCCGCCTCGCCAGCCCCGCCCCCGTCCCTACCCCGACTCCTGCCCAGCCAATCCAGATCAGCAGCCTGACCGCAGACCCCAAG cagACTGTTAAATCAGGAGgtggagcagagcagaaggTTGTTGTGagcctcccctcttcctccactcctccgctgtctcctcctcctccccgacCCAAGAAGGAGGAGAACCCAGAG aaaCTGGCCTTCATGGTTTCTCTGGGACTCGTAACACACGATCACCTCGAAG AGATTCAGAGTAAGCgtcaggagaggaagaggaggacgacgGCGAACCCGGTGTACAGCGGCGCCGTGTTTGAACCAGAG aGGAAAAAGAGTGCAGTGAGTTACCTGAACAGCCCTCTGCACCAGGGGACCAGGAAGAGAG GTCGCCCACCCAAATACAGCAGCGTCCCGGAGCTGGGCAGCCTCACCCCGACCTCCCCCTCCAGCCCCGTCCGCCCCCTCCCCCTGCCCAGCCCCAGCTCTGGGGAT GGAGACATCCATGAGGATTTCTGCACTGTGTGCAGACGCAGTGGCCAGTTGCTCATGTGCGACACGTGTTCTCGTGTTTATCACCTGGACTGCCTGGATCCACCCCTGAAAACCATTCCTAAAGGCATGTGGATCTGTCCAAAATGTCAAGATCAG AtcctgaagaaagaagaagccATCCCCTGGCCCGGCACGCTGGCCATCGTTCATTCCTACATCGCTTACAAAGAAG cgaaagaagaagagaaacagaagtTGATGAAGTGGAGCTCTGAACTGAAACTGGAGCGAGAGCAGCTGGAGCAGAGAGTCAAACAGCTCAGCAACTCCATCACA AAATGCATGGAGACCAAGAACAGCATCCTGGCTCGTCAGAAGGAGATGCAGCTTTCTctggaaaaagtaaaacaccTGATTCGCCTCATCCAAGCCTTCAACTTCAACCGAGCTCTGGCAGAGACAGAAG CTGCACCCGTCAGAGTCCAGGACGGTGCTGAAGCTGCACCCGTCAGAGTCCAGGACGGTGCTGAAGCTGCGCCCGAAGCCTCGGTGGAGAAGGCGAAGGCGGGAAGCTCCTCGGCCGGCGACGCAGCCGAGAAACCGGAGGAAGCTGCGGGGAAGCAGACGACCCAGGCGGCGGGAGACGCGGCCAGGCAGCCCGTCCCAGGAGACGGCGCCGTCCTGACGGCAGATAACAGTCCCGGGGTCGGGGcggggggggcaggaggggcGGGGGGTAAGGCTGGGCCGGAGGCGGGGGCTAACACAGGGACTGGTCTGCAGGCCGAGGTCGTGGCTCAGCCTGAGACCGAGGCGGCTCCGGCGGTGGACGTTCCCGCTCCGGTGGCGGTCGCCACCACCAACGGTACGGCCGAGCCGAGCGGACCCGACCGCAGCCCCGCGGGGGGGTGCGCCGCCAACTCTGAGAACAAGATGGCTGCCGTCAACCCTCCAGAGACAGCGgcggaggagaaaaaggaggagatcACTGACAGTGACGGCAGcaacaccaacaacagcaaAACCTCAGAA